In Lewinellaceae bacterium, a single window of DNA contains:
- a CDS encoding glycosyltransferase family 4 protein has protein sequence MKRKVLIHAPNLSTPGGKQTYYTAVRPHFRDDVSFFFYGAQGRKESKVSTLLRMFKDYRQFYRHLKQGQFDMALLNPSLNLKSFFRDSIFALLCYWAGTKFVVFWRGWNWDFEKKVVSKILPFFNRTFGRADAMILLAREFETRVREYGYQKPTYLETTVVDNYIFNFDGEASPAKSTRPEDAETVLLFLARVEKVKGVYEAIDSFQRLQGKHPNAVLNIAGTGGELEAARKYVAGKRIRNVNFLGWITGEQKARALHDADVYLLASYHGEGMPNSLLEAMACGLSVITTDVGGIKDFFEPEKMGLFVKPADTGDLEKQMDRVLSDPGFLQQTSVYNAAYARKHFTPELVSSRLGKIFKNTVSGSGNGSGTYTNGVETSSPQHSYIK, from the coding sequence ATGAAAAGAAAAGTACTGATTCACGCCCCCAACCTCTCCACTCCAGGAGGGAAGCAAACCTATTACACGGCGGTCAGGCCCCATTTCCGGGATGATGTGTCTTTCTTCTTTTACGGCGCTCAGGGCAGGAAAGAATCGAAAGTATCCACCCTGTTGAGGATGTTCAAGGATTACCGCCAGTTTTACCGCCATCTGAAACAGGGGCAGTTCGATATGGCGCTGCTCAACCCTTCGCTCAACCTGAAATCCTTTTTTCGCGACAGCATCTTTGCCCTGCTCTGTTATTGGGCCGGCACGAAGTTCGTCGTGTTCTGGCGCGGCTGGAACTGGGATTTCGAAAAGAAGGTAGTCAGCAAGATATTGCCGTTTTTCAACCGGACTTTCGGCAGGGCCGACGCCATGATCCTCCTGGCCCGGGAATTCGAAACCAGGGTTCGGGAATACGGTTACCAGAAACCCACCTACCTGGAAACAACCGTAGTGGACAACTACATCTTCAACTTCGACGGCGAGGCCAGCCCCGCCAAATCAACCCGGCCGGAAGACGCGGAAACCGTCCTGCTTTTTCTCGCCCGCGTAGAAAAGGTGAAAGGAGTCTATGAAGCCATTGACAGCTTCCAGCGCCTGCAGGGCAAACACCCTAATGCTGTTTTGAATATTGCCGGAACGGGAGGCGAGCTGGAAGCCGCCCGGAAGTATGTCGCCGGCAAACGCATCCGCAACGTGAATTTCCTGGGTTGGATCACCGGCGAACAAAAGGCCCGCGCCCTTCATGACGCAGATGTCTACCTGCTGGCCTCCTACCACGGCGAAGGCATGCCCAACTCGCTCCTGGAGGCCATGGCCTGCGGCCTGTCGGTCATAACGACCGACGTGGGAGGCATTAAAGACTTCTTCGAACCGGAAAAAATGGGGCTTTTTGTCAAGCCTGCCGATACCGGCGACCTGGAGAAGCAGATGGACCGGGTTTTGTCGGATCCCGGGTTTCTCCAGCAAACCAGTGTTTACAACGCAGCTTACGCCCGTAAACATTTTACCCCGGAGCTTGTTTCGTCGAGGTTGGGAAAGATTTTCAAAAACACGGTTTCAGGTTCGGGCAACGGCTCCGGGACCTATACCAACGGGGTGGAAACATCCTCGCCCCAGCATTCGTATATTAAATAA
- a CDS encoding UDP-glucose/GDP-mannose dehydrogenase family protein gives MNISIFGLGYVGCVSVGCLSNNGHRVIGVDVMPSKVELINQGKPTIIEKDIDRLIAENWKEGRASATTNYREAVLGTDVSIICVGTPSSPEGHLNLTAIYDTARQIGESIREKGSFHVVAIRSTVLPGTNEKVGQILEEASGKKRNEGFAVVSNPEFLREGTAVKDYYNPPVTVIGTDSLKAGRIMKEVYRGIDAPVEETQIEVAELIKYVNNSFHAVKVSFANEVGNICKKLGIDSHQLMNLFCMDHQLNLSSYYLKPGFAFGGSCLPKDLGALQALAHDFYLKSPVLNAVIESNENQKEQAYKMVMEKGLKKVGILGLSFKKGTDDLRYSPVVDLAEKLLGKGYSLSIYDKNVNISKLTGTNKKYIDQHIPHLSELISDQLDQVVENSDLVVISHKEPEFDCINTRYPDKTFIDLVKIKDGVSNGNYEGICW, from the coding sequence ATGAACATTTCAATTTTCGGTTTGGGCTATGTCGGCTGCGTTAGCGTAGGTTGCCTGTCAAACAACGGGCACCGGGTCATCGGTGTAGACGTGATGCCTTCAAAAGTAGAACTGATCAACCAGGGGAAACCCACCATCATCGAGAAAGATATCGACCGGCTTATCGCAGAAAACTGGAAGGAGGGAAGAGCGAGCGCCACTACCAACTACCGCGAGGCGGTGCTGGGCACCGACGTATCCATCATTTGCGTAGGCACGCCTTCCTCGCCGGAAGGGCACCTCAACCTCACGGCCATTTACGACACGGCCCGGCAGATCGGCGAATCCATACGGGAGAAGGGCAGCTTCCACGTGGTGGCCATCCGCAGCACCGTGCTGCCCGGCACCAACGAAAAGGTGGGGCAGATTCTGGAAGAGGCCTCAGGCAAGAAGCGCAACGAAGGCTTCGCCGTGGTTTCCAACCCCGAATTCCTGCGGGAAGGCACGGCGGTGAAGGATTACTACAATCCGCCGGTTACCGTCATCGGCACCGACAGCCTCAAGGCGGGCAGGATCATGAAAGAAGTATATCGTGGCATCGACGCCCCGGTGGAGGAAACGCAGATCGAAGTGGCCGAGCTGATCAAGTACGTCAACAACTCCTTCCATGCGGTGAAGGTCTCTTTCGCCAATGAAGTGGGCAACATCTGCAAAAAGCTGGGCATTGACTCGCACCAGTTGATGAACCTCTTCTGCATGGACCACCAGCTCAACCTGTCTTCGTACTACCTCAAGCCGGGTTTCGCCTTCGGCGGCTCCTGCCTGCCCAAGGATTTGGGCGCCCTGCAGGCCCTTGCCCATGATTTCTACCTGAAAAGCCCGGTGTTGAACGCCGTCATAGAATCCAACGAGAACCAGAAAGAGCAAGCCTACAAAATGGTCATGGAAAAAGGCTTGAAAAAAGTAGGCATCCTGGGCCTGAGTTTCAAAAAAGGAACCGACGACCTGCGCTACAGCCCGGTGGTCGACCTCGCCGAGAAATTGCTGGGCAAGGGGTATTCCCTCAGCATTTACGATAAGAACGTCAATATTTCCAAACTGACCGGCACCAACAAAAAGTACATCGACCAGCACATCCCGCACTTGTCGGAGTTGATCTCCGACCAACTGGACCAGGTCGTTGAAAATTCCGACCTCGTTGTCATTTCGCACAAAGAACCGGAGTTCGACTGCATCAACACCCGGTATCCGGACAAGACCTTCATCGACCTGGTCAAGATCAAGGATGGGGTGAGCAACGGCAATTACGAGGGAATCTGCTGGTAA
- a CDS encoding DUF354 domain-containing protein, with product MKKVLIDIYHLPQFNFFKNAILNFKPEEVEVFCVNRGKLFPVIKHELPGYNITCLGDYKHNKGMWSMVFKIIVPRILRLFQLIGRSQYKFILTANYQANFIGRLKGIPNIAFNDDPRKFVFPFLKFSADEVYLPPFGPQYQGVKIFNALKEWAYLSPVYFKPREEALAPYGLEAGKYIFIREVSTKTSNYLSQQKDIVLSIAHDFPPEWKVVLSLENKENTKRYPEHWQILEEPVTDIHSLMYYSQIVISSGDSMAREGAMLGVPSIYAGNRDMPANEILIRKDMLLKLEPEEVAPTVQKIRDGALQFAGQEEFRNQLFEEWDDVTKLILTKVEQSSN from the coding sequence ATGAAAAAAGTACTCATAGATATTTACCATCTACCCCAGTTCAACTTCTTCAAAAATGCGATCCTGAACTTCAAACCCGAAGAAGTGGAAGTCTTTTGCGTGAACCGGGGCAAGCTCTTCCCCGTCATCAAACACGAACTGCCGGGCTACAACATCACCTGCCTGGGCGACTACAAACACAACAAGGGCATGTGGTCTATGGTATTTAAGATCATCGTCCCCCGGATATTGCGGCTATTCCAACTGATCGGCCGCAGTCAGTACAAGTTCATCCTCACGGCCAACTACCAGGCCAATTTCATCGGCAGGCTCAAGGGCATTCCCAACATCGCGTTCAACGACGACCCCCGGAAGTTTGTCTTCCCCTTCCTGAAGTTTTCCGCCGACGAGGTATACCTGCCTCCGTTCGGCCCCCAGTACCAGGGCGTCAAAATATTCAATGCGCTCAAGGAGTGGGCCTATTTGTCGCCGGTTTATTTCAAGCCCAGGGAAGAAGCCCTGGCCCCTTACGGCCTGGAAGCCGGCAAATACATTTTCATCCGGGAAGTATCGACCAAAACATCCAACTACTTGTCGCAACAGAAAGACATCGTGCTCTCTATAGCCCACGACTTCCCCCCGGAATGGAAGGTCGTGCTTTCGCTCGAAAACAAGGAAAACACCAAGCGCTATCCCGAACACTGGCAAATCCTGGAGGAGCCGGTAACCGACATCCACTCCCTGATGTACTACAGCCAGATCGTGATCTCTTCCGGCGACAGCATGGCCCGCGAAGGCGCCATGCTGGGGGTGCCCAGCATTTACGCCGGCAACCGGGACATGCCCGCCAACGAGATCCTGATCCGAAAGGACATGCTGCTGAAACTCGAACCCGAAGAAGTGGCGCCAACCGTCCAAAAAATCCGGGACGGCGCCCTCCAATTTGCCGGGCAGGAGGAATTCCGAAACCAGTTGTTCGAGGAGTGGGACGATGTGACAAAACTAATTTTAACAAAAGTAGAACAATCATCAAATTAA